A genome region from Pseudoalteromonas tetraodonis includes the following:
- a CDS encoding Ig-like domain-containing protein, which translates to MPLTRLLSIIWLSTLLIACGGGGSLEKESGTVGGDTGGTGGDVVEQAIQVELDFEDRIVTADNPLEVVATVTGSDGQPVVRQEVSFTTTLGSFIPATGSALTNSSGVATIELSAGSVEGAGTIVASYEDATSKLGFYTAGDEPQSNDSTANIDIKILQNCPDSWLNIDRDSIELDPSECSQNSNLLGQQAIVYAKITKPGSNTPASNVLVQATTTLGILLPESLTAKTDAFGVAILNLLPGSSSGVGQVELTAQGGVASALFEINAVQVNVNLSAGIATGDVLSAGSTTIITAQIVDGSNNLFTTPLEVQFNSACAEESTPRATIDSVVTSIGGTASATYKADGCNGIDTITATVVTGGNVATKTININVAAAQTGSIAFMGVTNQVLAIKGAGGQTLTENSELTFKLLDINGNPVGQKQIDFALSQNPGGALLDSAFQFTNNEGLVTVNVRSGRAAGVLSVIASHQVVSGDTSQNNVISIVSNDITITTGVPDQDSFTLAVQTFNTESLNEAGVTTDLTVFAADHFNNFVPDNTAIYIASEGGAVGTIDDQQFTPLLLCRTIDGVCKAQWRSQNPIPYHYSIYKNSVADKCDRYFGQAAPCTLGIRESQLDTNGNLLTYLDSSGNPISLADAPSNAPIDYPLGGRVSLLAYSVGEESFNDVSANGEFNQNEFDSTLQDLPEAFIDFNENGIFDGNLPAPANPVNSNGGEDEWYVERSGALNNGQFDSGDGIYNGLLCSDEALAANACTRETVNVRDRSELVMSGSIPYIRAVTALDDCSLSDGIRLEASDMAGMCDINLIDISNSTPYSAISVTIFFSDIHNNPLPAGTTVTVTADNGVLRGLTDYTVVNTAQQVPISVSVNITKEAEPNDVDSGFLYIEFVTPGGVKTQYTVMSILDEPKV; encoded by the coding sequence ATGCCTTTAACTCGTTTGCTCAGCATTATATGGCTCAGCACATTACTCATAGCCTGTGGCGGTGGTGGCTCACTGGAAAAAGAAAGTGGAACCGTTGGTGGTGATACTGGAGGCACCGGTGGAGACGTTGTCGAACAAGCAATTCAAGTTGAACTTGATTTTGAAGATAGAATTGTTACTGCTGATAACCCGCTAGAGGTGGTTGCAACGGTAACCGGAAGTGATGGTCAACCTGTTGTGCGTCAAGAGGTAAGCTTTACCACAACACTGGGTTCTTTTATACCGGCTACAGGTAGCGCTTTAACAAATTCCAGCGGTGTTGCAACTATCGAGCTTAGCGCGGGTAGTGTTGAAGGAGCAGGAACCATTGTTGCAAGTTACGAAGATGCCACAAGTAAACTTGGCTTTTACACGGCAGGTGATGAGCCTCAATCGAATGACTCAACCGCAAATATTGACATTAAAATTTTACAAAACTGCCCTGATAGCTGGTTAAATATAGACAGAGATTCTATAGAGCTTGATCCATCTGAATGTTCTCAAAATAGTAATTTACTCGGGCAACAAGCTATTGTATACGCAAAAATCACCAAACCTGGCAGTAATACGCCAGCAAGTAATGTACTTGTTCAAGCGACAACAACGCTAGGTATTTTATTACCTGAAAGCTTAACGGCTAAAACGGATGCGTTTGGTGTTGCTATTTTGAATTTATTGCCTGGCAGCAGCTCAGGTGTTGGCCAAGTTGAGTTAACCGCTCAGGGCGGCGTTGCGAGTGCTTTATTTGAAATTAACGCTGTTCAAGTAAATGTCAATTTAAGCGCGGGTATTGCAACTGGTGATGTGTTGTCTGCAGGTTCTACTACTATTATTACCGCTCAGATTGTAGATGGCAGCAATAACTTATTCACCACTCCACTTGAAGTACAATTTAACTCGGCATGTGCAGAAGAATCTACTCCTAGAGCCACTATCGATAGTGTGGTAACTAGCATTGGCGGCACGGCAAGCGCAACTTATAAAGCGGATGGTTGTAATGGTATAGATACGATTACAGCAACCGTGGTTACCGGTGGCAACGTTGCCACTAAAACAATTAATATTAATGTAGCTGCCGCTCAAACGGGTTCAATCGCGTTTATGGGTGTGACCAATCAAGTGTTAGCTATTAAAGGAGCTGGCGGTCAGACTCTCACTGAAAACTCAGAGCTTACCTTTAAACTTTTAGATATTAATGGTAACCCTGTTGGTCAAAAGCAGATTGATTTTGCTCTTTCGCAAAACCCCGGCGGCGCGTTGCTAGACAGTGCATTTCAGTTTACCAATAACGAAGGTTTAGTAACTGTAAATGTCCGCTCAGGAAGAGCCGCAGGAGTTTTATCTGTTATTGCATCACATCAAGTTGTGAGTGGCGATACATCACAAAATAATGTGATTTCTATTGTGTCAAATGACATAACCATTACCACTGGTGTGCCAGATCAAGACAGTTTTACGCTTGCAGTGCAAACATTTAATACCGAGTCATTAAATGAAGCCGGGGTGACAACAGACTTAACTGTATTTGCAGCCGATCACTTTAATAATTTTGTTCCTGATAACACGGCAATTTATATAGCCAGCGAAGGTGGTGCAGTAGGCACAATAGATGATCAACAATTTACACCTTTATTACTTTGTCGCACCATAGATGGTGTGTGTAAAGCGCAGTGGCGTAGCCAAAACCCAATTCCTTATCATTACAGCATTTATAAAAACTCTGTGGCTGATAAGTGTGACCGTTACTTTGGTCAAGCAGCACCTTGTACATTAGGTATCAGAGAGTCACAACTAGACACAAACGGCAATCTACTTACCTATCTTGATAGTAGTGGTAACCCGATATCACTTGCGGATGCGCCAAGTAATGCGCCAATAGATTATCCATTAGGTGGTCGTGTAAGCTTGCTAGCATACTCAGTGGGTGAAGAATCATTTAATGATGTATCTGCTAACGGTGAATTTAATCAAAACGAGTTTGATTCTACATTACAAGATTTACCTGAAGCATTTATAGATTTTAATGAAAACGGTATTTTTGACGGAAATTTACCCGCACCTGCGAACCCTGTAAATTCTAATGGCGGTGAGGATGAGTGGTATGTGGAGCGCTCTGGTGCACTAAATAATGGTCAGTTTGATTCCGGCGATGGCATTTACAATGGCTTGTTATGTAGTGACGAGGCGCTTGCTGCAAATGCATGTACGCGTGAAACAGTAAATGTACGCGATCGTTCAGAGTTAGTGATGTCTGGAAGTATACCTTACATTAGAGCTGTAACGGCTTTAGATGACTGTAGTTTAAGTGATGGTATTCGCTTAGAAGCTTCCGATATGGCGGGTATGTGTGACATAAACCTTATTGATATTAGCAATTCCACACCTTACAGCGCGATTTCAGTGACTATCTTCTTCAGTGATATTCATAATAATCCATTGCCTGCAGGTACTACAGTTACTGTCACTGCCGACAATGGTGTGTTAAGAGGGTTAACAGATTACACCGTTGTGAATACTGCTCAACAAGTGCCTATCTCTGTTTCAGTAAATATTACAAAAGAGGCTGAGCCAAATGATGTTGATTCTGGCTTTTTATACATCGAATTTGTGACCCCTGGTGGAGTGAAAACTCAATATACCGTGATGTCGATTTTAGACGAGCCTAAGGTTTAA
- a CDS encoding alpha-glucosidase family protein produces the protein MAQKQWYKGAVIYQVYPRSFQDSNNDGIGDLKGIINRIDYIKSLGVDAIWISPFFKSPMKDFGYDISDYRDIDPLFGNLDDFDELIAQAHQRDIKIIIDQVLSHTSDQHQWFIDSREDLTNDKADWYVWADAKEDGTAPNNWLSIFGGGAWQWEPRRGQYYLHNFFTEQPDLNFHNPDVRQAVLDNVEFWLKKGVDGFRLDAINFCYHDAQLRDNPAKPKEKRQGRGFSEDNPYAFQYHYYNNTQPENIEFMRDIRTLLNKYPGTVSLGEISSEDSLATMAEYTQGGDKLHMGYSFELLTDDYSSEYIRNTVTTLEQRMTEGWPCWAFSNHDVERVASRWSETGEVNPAQCKMLTALLASLRGSVCMYQGEELGLGEASVAFEDLQDPYGITFWPNFKGRDGCRTPMPWENLDSSHANAHNAGFSEVKPWLPVDQQHRLQAVAEQENDSNSILNAYREFMAWRKNQPVLLEGDIEFLQTKEPILAFYRTLNDEKMLCVFNLSASQAKLTINASVENEHSDLSHHNAKLDNETLTVEPFGCYYAHCS, from the coding sequence ATGGCCCAAAAGCAATGGTATAAAGGTGCGGTTATTTATCAGGTTTATCCGCGTAGCTTTCAAGATAGCAACAACGATGGCATTGGTGACTTAAAAGGGATAATTAATCGCATTGATTACATTAAAAGCTTAGGGGTGGATGCTATCTGGATCTCACCTTTCTTTAAATCACCTATGAAAGATTTTGGTTATGATATTAGCGACTATCGCGATATCGACCCCCTTTTTGGTAACTTAGATGATTTTGATGAGCTCATTGCGCAAGCACATCAACGCGATATTAAAATTATTATAGACCAAGTGCTTAGTCACACCTCAGATCAACACCAATGGTTTATTGATAGCCGTGAAGATTTAACCAACGATAAAGCTGATTGGTATGTATGGGCCGATGCTAAAGAAGACGGAACAGCACCAAACAACTGGTTATCAATTTTTGGTGGCGGTGCATGGCAATGGGAGCCGCGTCGTGGACAATACTACTTACATAACTTTTTCACGGAACAGCCAGATCTTAACTTTCATAACCCTGATGTTCGCCAAGCTGTATTAGATAATGTTGAGTTTTGGCTTAAAAAAGGCGTTGATGGTTTTAGGTTAGATGCAATTAACTTTTGCTACCATGACGCACAGCTTCGTGATAACCCTGCAAAACCAAAAGAAAAGCGTCAGGGCCGTGGTTTTAGTGAAGATAATCCGTATGCTTTTCAGTATCACTACTACAACAACACACAGCCAGAAAACATTGAGTTTATGCGTGATATTCGCACCTTGCTCAATAAATACCCAGGAACCGTGTCACTAGGTGAAATTTCATCTGAAGATTCATTAGCCACCATGGCAGAATACACCCAAGGCGGCGATAAACTGCACATGGGTTACAGCTTTGAGCTACTAACTGATGACTACTCGAGTGAATATATAAGAAACACCGTTACTACACTTGAACAACGTATGACTGAAGGCTGGCCTTGCTGGGCATTTAGTAACCATGACGTAGAGCGCGTTGCAAGTCGTTGGAGCGAAACGGGTGAAGTAAACCCTGCGCAATGTAAGATGTTAACCGCCCTATTGGCCTCGTTACGTGGTAGCGTGTGTATGTATCAAGGTGAAGAACTCGGGCTAGGTGAAGCCAGTGTTGCGTTTGAAGATTTACAAGACCCATACGGCATTACGTTTTGGCCAAACTTTAAAGGCCGTGATGGTTGTCGTACCCCAATGCCTTGGGAAAACCTTGATAGCTCACATGCCAATGCTCACAATGCGGGCTTTAGTGAAGTAAAACCGTGGTTACCTGTTGATCAACAACATAGACTGCAAGCAGTTGCTGAACAAGAGAATGATTCAAACTCAATATTAAATGCGTACCGTGAATTTATGGCATGGCGTAAAAACCAGCCGGTATTACTTGAAGGTGATATTGAGTTTTTACAAACCAAAGAGCCAATCTTAGCGTTTTACCGTACTCTAAACGATGAAAAAATGTTGTGTGTATTCAATTTGAGTGCTTCACAAGCAAAACTTACTATTAATGCAAGTGTTGAAAATGAACATAGCGACCTTTCTCATCACAACGCAAAGCTTGATAATGAAACACTGACAGTTGAGCCATTTGGTTGTTATTACGCCCACTGCAGTTAA
- the topA gene encoding type I DNA topoisomerase: MGKSLVIVESPAKAKTINKYLGNDFIVKSSIGHVRDLPTSGSGKNKAPASKTPAEVRKMPPDEKAAYKQQRDYTNLVARMGIDPEKGWEPHYEILPGKEKVVQELQKLAQNADQIYLATDLDREGEAIAWHLQEIIGGEPEKYKRVVFNEITKNAIQQAFETPGELNTDMVYAQQTRRFLDRVVGFMVSPLLWAKVARGLSAGRVQSVAVRLLVEREREIKAFIPEEFWDIHADVKNSESDLRLEVTKQADKPFKPVNEAQASAAVKSLENAEYKVVSVEEKPSKSRPSAPFITSTMQQAASTRLGYGVKKTMMLAQRLYEGGYITYMRTDSTNLSKDAVEMCREYVTNEFGAKYLPADPINYSSKGNAQEAHEAIRPSSVSVLSGHVEGVDADAKKLYELIWRQFVACQMVPAEYDLTTLTVAANDFTLKAKGRVLRFDGWTKVQPAVRKKNEEDQSLPAVKQGEVLTLVELDPKQHFTKPPARFSEASLVKELEKRGIGRPSTYASIISTIQDRGYVRVENRRFFAEKMGEIVTDRLVENFTDLMNFDFTAKMEGRLDDIAEGERVWTQVLDKFYADFSTQLNIAKGEPDEGGMRLNQMVETDIDCPTCGRKMGIRTASTGVFLGCTGYNLPPKERCTTTMNLVSGDEAVAADVEDVETETLMQMKRCPICETAMDSYLIDETRKLHVCGNNPACHGHVVEEGTFKIKGYDGPIIECDKCGADMELKSGRFGKYFGCNNDECKNTRKLLKNGEAAPPKEDPVHIPELECEKSEAYFVLRDGAAGIFLAANTFPKSRETRAPKVEELQRFRDRISPKFYYLADAPAKDPDGNLAIVRYSRKNKSQYVMTEVDGKATGWTAHYEGGKWVEEAKKKAAPKKKAAAKKAPAKSKAKAKVKKDDE; this comes from the coding sequence ATGGGCAAATCGCTAGTAATTGTAGAGTCACCTGCTAAGGCTAAAACAATTAATAAATACTTAGGTAATGATTTTATCGTTAAGTCCAGTATTGGACACGTACGAGATTTACCTACTTCAGGTTCTGGCAAAAACAAAGCACCAGCAAGCAAAACGCCTGCTGAGGTGCGTAAAATGCCACCTGATGAGAAAGCAGCGTATAAACAGCAACGTGACTATACTAACTTAGTCGCGCGAATGGGCATCGATCCTGAAAAAGGATGGGAGCCACATTACGAAATATTGCCGGGTAAAGAAAAGGTTGTTCAAGAATTACAAAAGCTTGCCCAAAATGCTGATCAAATCTATCTCGCAACGGATTTGGATAGAGAAGGGGAAGCTATTGCTTGGCACCTTCAAGAAATTATTGGTGGCGAGCCAGAAAAATATAAGCGTGTTGTTTTTAACGAAATCACTAAAAATGCAATACAACAAGCATTCGAAACCCCAGGTGAGTTAAACACCGACATGGTTTATGCACAGCAGACCCGTCGCTTCTTAGACCGTGTTGTTGGCTTTATGGTATCGCCCCTATTGTGGGCTAAAGTAGCGCGTGGTTTATCAGCGGGTCGAGTTCAATCTGTTGCAGTGCGTTTATTAGTTGAACGCGAACGTGAAATTAAAGCATTTATTCCTGAAGAATTTTGGGATATTCATGCCGATGTTAAAAATAGCGAGTCTGACCTACGTTTAGAAGTCACTAAACAAGCAGACAAGCCATTTAAGCCAGTAAATGAAGCTCAGGCTAGTGCAGCAGTTAAAAGCCTTGAGAATGCCGAATATAAAGTTGTCAGCGTTGAAGAGAAACCAAGTAAGAGCCGTCCAAGTGCGCCATTTATTACTTCAACAATGCAACAAGCAGCAAGTACCCGATTAGGTTATGGCGTTAAAAAGACCATGATGCTTGCCCAGCGTTTATACGAGGGGGGTTATATTACTTATATGCGTACCGATTCAACTAACTTATCGAAAGATGCGGTTGAAATGTGTCGCGAATACGTAACCAATGAGTTTGGTGCCAAGTATTTACCTGCTGATCCGATTAACTATAGCTCTAAAGGTAATGCACAAGAGGCGCACGAAGCGATTCGTCCTTCTAGCGTATCAGTGCTTTCTGGGCATGTTGAAGGTGTGGATGCCGATGCGAAAAAGCTTTATGAGCTTATTTGGCGTCAGTTTGTGGCCTGTCAAATGGTGCCAGCTGAGTACGATTTAACCACCTTAACGGTCGCTGCCAACGATTTTACATTGAAAGCAAAAGGACGTGTTTTACGTTTTGATGGTTGGACTAAAGTGCAACCGGCAGTACGTAAAAAGAATGAAGAAGATCAATCGCTGCCTGCTGTTAAGCAAGGCGAGGTGCTCACGTTAGTTGAGCTTGATCCTAAGCAGCACTTTACTAAGCCACCGGCTCGTTTTAGTGAAGCAAGCTTAGTTAAAGAGCTCGAGAAACGTGGGATTGGTCGTCCATCTACGTATGCCTCTATTATATCAACGATACAAGACCGTGGTTATGTACGAGTAGAAAATCGTCGCTTTTTCGCTGAAAAAATGGGGGAGATTGTCACCGATCGCCTTGTTGAAAACTTTACCGATTTAATGAACTTCGATTTTACCGCTAAAATGGAAGGCCGTTTAGATGATATCGCCGAAGGTGAGCGTGTTTGGACGCAAGTTCTCGATAAGTTTTACGCTGATTTTTCAACGCAATTGAATATTGCCAAAGGTGAACCCGATGAAGGCGGTATGCGTCTTAATCAAATGGTAGAAACCGACATTGACTGTCCAACGTGTGGCAGAAAAATGGGTATTCGTACTGCTTCTACGGGCGTATTCTTAGGATGTACTGGTTATAACTTGCCACCTAAAGAGCGCTGTACTACCACTATGAACTTAGTGTCGGGTGATGAAGCGGTTGCAGCTGATGTTGAAGACGTTGAAACAGAAACATTAATGCAAATGAAGCGCTGTCCAATTTGTGAAACAGCGATGGATTCATACCTTATCGATGAAACCCGTAAACTACACGTGTGTGGTAATAACCCAGCGTGTCATGGGCATGTGGTTGAAGAGGGTACGTTTAAAATTAAAGGTTACGACGGCCCTATTATTGAATGTGATAAATGTGGCGCTGATATGGAATTAAAATCAGGTCGATTTGGTAAGTATTTTGGCTGTAACAATGACGAGTGTAAAAATACCCGTAAGTTATTAAAAAATGGCGAAGCCGCGCCACCAAAAGAAGATCCCGTTCATATTCCTGAATTAGAATGTGAAAAGTCTGAAGCCTATTTTGTATTACGTGATGGTGCTGCAGGTATTTTCTTAGCAGCAAATACGTTTCCTAAATCACGAGAAACACGCGCCCCCAAAGTAGAAGAGTTACAGCGTTTTAGAGATCGTATTTCGCCTAAGTTTTACTACTTAGCTGATGCACCAGCTAAAGATCCTGATGGTAATCTTGCTATTGTGCGTTACAGTCGTAAGAATAAATCACAGTATGTAATGACTGAGGTTGATGGCAAAGCAACTGGTTGGACGGCACACTACGAAGGTGGTAAATGGGTAGAAGAGGCAAAGAAAAAAGCCGCGCCTAAAAAGAAAGCCGCCGCTAAAAAAGCGCCTGCTAAAAGTAAAGCGAAAGCAAAAGTAAAAAAAGACGATGAATAA
- a CDS encoding TIGR00645 family protein, translating to MSEPDTNNINKKIQPVHKVEHALESFIFKGRWLLAPFFVGLLFAVVLLLIKFFKQLYLMGIATFTASNQELLVGILTLVDTALLAGLLLIIIFSGYENFVSKLNIENHEDRPVWMGKVGFSGLKMKLISAIVAISAVELLKVFISSASHSSDELLWKVLIHVTFVVSGVLFAFTDYLNSKTISH from the coding sequence ATGTCAGAGCCAGATACAAATAATATAAATAAAAAAATACAACCTGTTCATAAAGTAGAGCATGCTCTTGAGTCGTTTATATTCAAAGGACGCTGGTTATTAGCCCCATTTTTTGTCGGTTTACTATTTGCTGTGGTTTTATTACTAATAAAATTTTTTAAACAGCTGTATTTGATGGGGATCGCAACGTTTACTGCCAGTAATCAAGAGTTGTTGGTGGGTATATTAACTTTGGTTGATACCGCTTTGTTAGCTGGACTTTTATTAATTATTATATTCAGTGGCTACGAAAACTTTGTCTCTAAGCTTAATATAGAAAATCATGAGGACCGTCCCGTATGGATGGGAAAAGTAGGGTTTTCTGGTTTAAAAATGAAACTGATTAGTGCAATAGTCGCCATTTCAGCCGTTGAGCTACTAAAGGTGTTTATAAGCTCTGCATCTCATTCAAGTGATGAATTACTCTGGAAAGTGCTTATACACGTTACCTTTGTTGTGTCGGGTGTACTGTTTGCATTTACTGATTACTTAAATAGTAAAACAATTAGCCATTAA